CGGAATCAGGGTGGGCAGCCCGATGCCGAGGTTGACGTAGTCACCGTCGCGTAGTTCGGCCGCGGCGCGGGCCGCCATGTCGTCACGGGTCCAGCTCATCGGGTTACCTCCTCGGTGACCGGCCGTGGCCGGGTGGTGCGTTTCTCGATGTCCTTGTGCGCGGCCTGTTCCGGGGTGAGCGCCACCACCCGCTGGACGAAGATGCCGGGCAGGTGGATGTCATCGGGATGCAGCTCGCCGACCTCGACGACCTGCTCGGCCTCGGCCACCGTGATGCGGCCCGCCATCGCCGCGGGCGGGTTGAAGTTGCGTGCGGCTGCGTGGAACCGGCAGTTTCCGGCCTTGTCGACGACCGCTGCCCGCACGAGCGCGTAGTCGGTGACGATCGACTCCTCGAGCACCATGTCGGTGCCGTTGAAGTTCCTGACCTCTTTGGCCGGCGACGCCAGCGCGACGGTGCCGTCGGGGTGGTAGCGCCACGGCAGTCCGCCCTCGGCGACCAGGGTCCCGACCCCGGTCGGGGTGAAGAAGGCGCCGATCCCACTGCCGCCGGCCCGCATTCGCTCGGCCAACGTCCCCTGTGGGGTGAGTTCGACGGTGAGTTCACCGGACAGGTACTGACGCGCGAACTCCTTGTTCTCCCCGACGTAGGACGCGATGACGCGGCTGATGCGTCCGGCCTCCAGCAACAGGCCGAGACCGGCGCCGTCGACCCCGCAATTGTTCGACACGATCGTGAGATCGTCGGCACCCTGCTCCAGCAGTGCCTCGATGAGAAACCATGGGATGCCTGCCAATCCGAATCCGCCGACGGCGATACTGGCGCCGCGGGAAACATCGGCGACGGCTTCGGCCGCCGAGCCGACGACCTTGTCGATGGTCATGTCTACTCCGTTCCGAGATGTTCGAGGAGAGTGGAGGTGATGGTGGTGGACTGCTCGACGTTGGCCAGGTGCGCGGCCTGTGCGACCTCCACCGAGCGGGCGCCACGCACACCCGCGGCGATCTCCGCGAGCCGGGCCGGTGGCGTTGCCGGATCGTCGGTTCCGGCGATCGCCAGTGTCGGTGCGGTGATCCGGGCCAGGTCGGCGCGCAGGTCCAGCGTCGCGATGGCCTCGCAACATCCGGCGTACCCTTCGGCCGGGGTGGTGGCGACCATATGTTCGTAGGTGGCCGTCCGGTCCGGGTGTGCGGCGAAGAAGTCGGATGTGAACCAGCGCGCCACAACGGCTTCGGCGACGGCCGCGGTCCCGTGTGCACGCACCGTGGTCGCGCGCTCCGTCCAGCTGGCGTTCGGCGGCAGATGCGTTGCCGTGCACAGCAACGCGAGCCGGTCGACGCGTTCGGGGTGGCGTGCTGCCACCCGCATGGCGGTCATCCCGCCCAGTGACAGGCCGATCAGGTGGGCACGCTCGATGCCGAGGGTGTCCAGCAGCGCGACGACGTCGTCGGCGAGATCGTCGATGGTGTACGGGCCGTCGGGCACCGGTGACTGCCCGTGGCCGCGGGTGTCGTAGCGCACGACGCGATACCGCTCCTCGAACGCGGCCAGTTGCGGATCCCACATGCGGTGCGTCGATCCCAGCGAATTGGCGAACAGCACTGCCGGACCGTCAGGCCGGCCGGTGACGACATGGTGGACCGCGACGGCGTTCATCGGACTGCTCATCGGACCGCCTCGAACACCGCGGCCAGACCCTGGCCTCCGCCGATGCACATGGTCTCGAGCACGTAGCGGGCATCGCGGCGGACCGCCTCGTGCGCCGCGGTCGCGAGGATGCGTGCGCCGGTCGCACCGATCGGGTGGCCCAGCGAGATTCCGGATCCGTTGGGGTTCAACCGGTCGTCGAGCGGGTCGACCTTCCATTCGGCGAGCACCGCGAGCACCTGCGCGGCGAACGCCTCGTTGAGTTCGATGAGGTCCACCTCGTCGAGGGTGATCCCGGCGCGCTGCAGTGCCGCGTCGGTCGCGGTGACCGGCCCGATGCCCATCCGTTCAGGGGCGCAGCCGGTGACCGCCCACGATTTGAGCGCCAACATCGGTGCGAGACCGCGCTTCTCGGCTTCACCGCGAGTGGTCACGATGCACATGGCGGCGCCGTCGTTCTGCCCGGAGGCGTTGCCCGCGGTGACGGTGGCCGCGTTGTCGACCTTGCCGCGGACCGGGCGCAGCGCGGCCAGTGTCTCGATCTCGATGTCGGCGCGGGGATGCTCGTCGCGGTCGACGACGGTGTCGGGCCTGCCGCGCTTGCCGGGGACGGTGACCGGTACGAGCTCGTCGGCGAAGCGGCCGGCGTCGTGTGCGGCAACGGCACGGTGGTGTGAACGCAGAGCGAGTTCGTCCTGTTCGGCGCGGCCGATGCCGTACTCGCGGCGCAGATTCTCGGCGGTCTCGATCATGCCGCCTGCAATGGGATGGCTTGTGCCACCGGCGGTTTCCCGGGCACGATCCAGCCGGTCCTGGAGCGCGACACCGCCCTGGCGCACTCCGGTACGCAGGCCGAGGGCGTAGTGCTCGACGTTCGACATCGACTCGGCACCGCCTGCCACGACCACCCTGGCCGCGCCGGTGGCGACCTGGCCTGCCGCGTACAGCACAGCCTGCAACCCGGAGCCGCAGCGCCGGTCGAGTTGCAGGCCGGGGACACCCGTGCCCAGGCCCGCGTCGAGTGCGGCGATCCGTCCGATCGCGGGCGCCTCGCCGCTGGGATAGCCGTGACCCAGGACGACGTCGTCGACGTCCCCCTCGCCGAGTCCGGTCCGAGTGACCAACTCGCGCAGCGTCGACGTCGCGAGGTCGGCGGCCGTCAGCGCCGCTAACGCGCCACCCATCCGGCCGACCGGCGTGCGGAGGGGGCTGCAGATGACCACTTGGGACGCGTCGGATGTCATGCTTCGACGGTAAAGAGCTGCGGAGATATTGTGAAATACTCAGTTGATAGTTATTGATATCTGTGGGGTCTTTATGGAGCTGCGGCACCTGCGATACTTCCGCGTGGTCGGTGAGGAATTGCACTTCGGCCGCGCCGCGGAACGGCTGCACATCGCCCAGCCACCGTTGTCCCAGCAGATCCGTCAGCTTGAACGCGAGCTCGGATGCGCCCTGCTGACCCGTACCACCCGCAGTGTCGAACTCACCGCGGCCGGGCACGCCTACTTGCGGCGCGCCGTCGAGATCCTCGACGCCGTCGACTCGGCGAACATCGAGGCGCAACGGATCGCCGCTGGTGTCCAGGGCCGGATCACGATCGGATGCGTCGGATCGGCCACCTACTCACTGCTGCCCCGACTCGTGCGGGCGCTCGGCGAATCGCTGCCAGCCGTCGAGGTGACCGTGCGCGGTGAGATGCTCGCGCCCGCACAGATCGAGGCGCTGCTGTCCGGCGGTATCGAGCTGGGCCTGTTGCGGCCCCCGGTTCACCACGACGCGGTGCTCACACACATCGTCCGCCGCGACGGCCTGGTGGTGGCGCTGCCCGCCGACCATGCCCTGGCCTCCCGCGCCGGCGTCACGGTGGCCGACCTGCGCGACGAGGATTTCGTGGTCCACACCGGGCACGGGCGGTCCGTGATGAGCAATCTCGTGGCCTCGGTGTGCGCCGACGCGGGGTTTCTGCCACGCATCCGGCAGGAGGTCTCGGAGACCTCGACTCTGGTGACCCTGGTGGCCGCGGGGCTGGGAGTGGCGATCGTGCCTGATCCGACGACGGCACTCGACATCGCGGGGGTGCGCTACGTTCCACTGGAGCCCGCGGGCCTGGGCGTGGACCTGCTCGCCGCGCATATGGGCGAGTCGCCGCTCATCACCAACGTGCTCGATGTGTTGCGGACCGTCGTCACCGGCGGGGCGGACTCGCCCTCGTCGGCGCGCCCCGACACCTAGGGTGGTTCCCATGGCACAGGCACCGTTGTCCGGCAAGACGATGTTCATCTCCGGCGCGAGCCGCGGTATCGGGCTGGCGATCGCCAAGCGGGCCGCCGCCGACGGCGCCAACATCGCCCTGATCGCCAAGACCGCCGAACCGCATCCCAAGCTCGAGGGCACCATCTACACCGCAGCCGAGGAGATCGAGGACGCCGGCGGGCAGGCCCTTCCGATCGTCGGCGACGTGCGCGACGGGGACTCGGTGGCCGCCGCGGTGACCAAGGCCGTCGAACAGTTCGGTGGCATCGACATCTGCGTCAACAACGCCTCGGCGATCAACCTCGGCTCGATCGAGGACGTGCCGCTCAAGCGGTTCGATCTGATGAACGGGATCCAGATCCGCGGCACCTACGCCGTGTCTCAGGCCTGCATCCCGCACATGAAAGGCCGTGAGAATCCGCACATCCTGACACTGTCCCCGCCGATCCGGCTGGAGTCCGAGTGGCTCAAGCCGACCGCGTACATGATGGCGAAGTTCGGGATGACCTTGTGCGCCTTGGGCATCGCCGAAGAGATGCGTGAGCACGGCATCGCGTCCAACACGCTGTGGCCACGCACCCTGGTCGCCACCGCCGCGGTGCAGAACCTGCTCGGCGGCGACGAGGCCATGGCACGCGCGCGCAAACCTCAGGTGTATGCCGACGCGGCCTACGCGATCTTCACCAAACCGGCCCGCGCGTTCACGGGCAACACATTGCTGTGCGAGGACGTGCTGCTGGATTCCGGTGTCACCGACCTGTCGGTGTACGACTGCGTGCCCGGCGGCGAACTCGGCGTCGATCTGTGGGTCGACAGCCCCAACCCACCCGGCTACACCGCCCCGTAACCCTCTGGGAGTCGGCGTATTCGGCCATACTTGAGCTTGTGCCTGCTCCCAAGCCCACGAACTGGGCGAACGGCCGCTACGTTGCCGTCGCCGAACGCATCGCCGCCGTCGCCGAAGAGGTCGTCATGGCGGTCGACCACCGCACACCACTGGCCGAGGCCGAGGTCGTCGACCTCGCCTGCGGTACCGGAAGCGCGGCACTGTCGGCCGTGGCCGCGGGCGCCAATGTGACCGGTGTGGACATCACGCCCGAACTTCTCGAGATCGCGAAGACCCGACCGGGGGGCGAACAGGTCACATGGGTCGCCGCCGATGCCGCGCACACGGGCCTGCCCGACGGCGGGTTCGATGCCGCGGTGTCCAACATGGGCATCATCTTCGTCGAGCCGACGAGCCTGGTGGCCGAGGTCGCCCGGTTGCTGCGTCCGGGTGCCGTCTTCGGCTTCTCTTCCTGGGTGCGCGACGACACCGAGAACCCGTTCTTCACGCCCATCGTGGCTGTCCTCGGCCCGCCACCGCCGACCGACTACACCCATGACCAATGGGGTGATCGCGACACCGTGGCGCAGCGCCTGGCCGCCGACTTCGATGACCTCGTCGTCGAAACGTCCTCACTCACCTGGAATTTCGCCTCGCTGGGCGCGGCGTTGGCGTTCCTGGAGAACGAATCACCGGCGCACGTCAACCTGTTCCAGAGTCTCGACGGGCCGGATCGGGACCGCCTGCGCGCCGCCTTCGAGGCAGCGCTGAGCAGGCACGTCGACGGCACCGGCGCCGTGTCGTTCAGCAGCCCGTACCTGGTGACGACGGCCGTGCGCCGCTGAGCACGGATCACTCGGCCTGATACAGGATTCCGCGGGCGATCGCCTCGCGGATCTCGGGCAGCGCAGCGTCGGCCAGCGCATCGGCGTCGACACCGTGGTGCGCGGCCAGCAGCTCGATCAGCATGCCGAGGGGCACCTCACCGCGACACCCCGCGAACAGCGACCGCATGACGTCGTCGACACCGATCACGGCGCCGGGCCCGCCAGGGCGACGGACCGCGGCGCCGACCTGCTGCCATCCGTTCGGCCCGGGCAGGAACTGCTCCTCGAGGAAGACCGGTGCGGTCGACAACCGTGCGGTCAGCAGTTGTTCGTCGGAGCTCTCGCGCAGATACGCCCGCCGCGCGAAGAACGCCTCGACCTCCGAGCCCGTGACGAGTTCGTCCGCGCCGGTGATCTCTTCGAAGATCTGCTCGGGCGGCTCGCCCCCGCGCGGCGCGCGCAGCAGGATCAGGCCCATGCCGACGCCTACGATGTCCTGTTCGGTGAACCAGTCCAACCACTGCCCGCCACGTTGCGCGGCCTGCTGCGGCGTCTCACCGGCGTCGGCGAGCCACAGCGAGATGTAGCTGATCGGGTCCGCCAGTTCGCGCTGCACCACCCAGGCATGCAGACCGGTGCCTGCCAGCCAACCCGAGACCCGGTCTCGCCAGTCGGCGTCACGCATGACGATCCAGTTGGCCATGATGTGGGCCGTGCCGCCGGGGTTCAGGTGATCGCCGACCTGCTCGATCAGGCTCTGGGACACCGCATCTCCGGCCATGCCGGAATCACGGTAGATGTAGTCGCGTGCGCCCGAGCCGACCACGAACGGCGGGTTGGAGACGATCAGGTCGAACCGCTCCCCTGCCACGGGCTCGAACAGGCTGCCCTGCCGCAGATCCCACGACATCCCGTTGAGTCGGGCCGTCGCTGCGGCCAGCGTCAGTGCCCGCGCATTGGTGTCCGTCGCGACGATGTGATCCGAGTGCGCGTCGAGGTGCAGTGCCTGGATTCCGCATCCGGTGCCCAGATCGAGCACACGACCGGCCGGGGTCCGCATGACGGCGCGCGCCAGCGACACCGACGCGCCGCCGATGCCGAGAACATGGTCGTGGCGCAGCGGCCCCCTGCGCAGCACCGCATCCTGATCGGAGACGACGAAGAAGTCGCGGGCCCCGTCGCTGTGCGGGCGGATGTCGAGCACCGCGCGCACCGCATCGTCTCCGGCCGCCTCGAGCACGCCGTTGGCCACGAGGGCCGCCACCCCGGCCGACGGCAGTGCGACCTCGACAGCAGCCCGCGATTCCTCGCTGCCGAGCAGGAACAGCCGCACCAGGACCGCGAGGCGCTGCCGGTCGGCCGCCGCGTTACGTGTGGCGTGCAGGGCGGGCCACCAGACACCGCGCAGCAGCGCGGCATCGGCCGGTTCCCCGAGCAACTCGGCGACACCGTCGACGGTGTAGCCGGCCGACCTGAAATCGGCGCCGATCGCATCGATGACGGCGCCGTCGATCTGGCCGGTCAAAAAAGTTCGGCCTGTTCGGATTCGGGCTCGGCGGGCTCGATGAGCTCCGGGCCGTTGTTGCGGATGCTGTTGACCAGCCGCGACACCTGCCGGATGGCGATGCGGTCGAGGTCGCCGTGGCCGCGCAGCAGCCCCTCGTCGATCGGGGAGTCCGGGTCGAGCCACCGATCCCAGTCCGTTTCGCTGATGGTCAGCGGCATGCGGTCGTGGATCTCGGCGAGCGGCCCGGCGGCGTCGGTGGTGATGATCGTGCAGCTCAGCAGCGGCGGCTGGTCCTTGGGCGCACCTTGGGGCCGCCAGGTGGTCCACAACCCCGCCATGAACAACGGTTCCCCGTCGGCGCCGTACATGTAGAACGGCGTCTTGCCGGGCTTCTTGCCGGATTTGCCGTCCGCGACCGGGTTCGGCCGCCACTCGTACCAGCCGTCCATCGGGATCAGGCAGCGCTTGCTCTTGGCCGAGCTGCGGAACGCCGGCGACGTGGTCACCTTGTCGGCGCGGGCGTTGATCAGCAGCGGCCCCTTGTTGTCGGGGCTGCCGTCCTCGGTGGTCTTGACCCACGGCGGGATCAGACCCCACCGCATCGACCGCAACCGTCGCGTGGACTCGTCCTCGGGTTCGGTGTGACGTTTGACCACGCTGGTGATCGTGGTCGTGGGCGCGACGTTGTAGTTCGGGCCCGCCACATCCTTGTCCCCTGAGCTCCCGGCAGCCGCTGTCGCCGCCGTAGTCTCGTCGATGGCCTCGATCTTCTGCGCCAGCAGCGCCGGATCGGTGGTGACCGCAAAACGTCCACACATGTTTCCCATGGTTGCAGAGTCGGCCGACCGGGGGCGATGAGGCAGGATGTAGCCGTGAGTGAACGTGCGGGTGAGGAGCAGAAACCACACTGGGCAGCCCCGTCGACGACGGTCCCCGTCGACGCGACGGTGATTGTCCCCGGATCGAAATCGCTGACCAACCGAGCGCTGATCCTCGCGGCCCTGGCCACTCCGCAGGGCGTCTCCACCATCAGCGGCGCGCTTCGCAGCCGTGACACCGACCTCATGATCGAGGCGATCCGCACGCTGGGTGTCACGGTCGACGTCGCCGGGGGCGACCCCACCGAACTGACCGTCCGAGGCGGTATCGCGCCGGCCCCCGGCGCGCGCGTGGACTGCGGGCTGGCCGGAACCGTGCTGCGCTTCGTTCCGCCCGTCGCCGCCCTGAGCCGCGCGTCGGTCATGTTCGACGGCGACGAACAGGCCAGGTCACGGCCCATCGCGCCACTGCTCGACGGCTTGCGCCGTCTGGGCGTGGACCTGGAGGGCGATGGGTTGCCGTTCACGGTGCGCGGCACCGGCGCGGTGGGTGGCGGCACCGTGGAGATCGACGCCTCCGGCTCGTCGCAGTTCGTCTCGGGTCTGCTGCTGGCCGGGGCGGGTTTCGACAACGGGCTGACGATCGTGCACACCGGCACGTCGGTGCCTTCGGCCCCGCACGTGGCGATGACGGTCGCGATGCTGCGTGACGCGGGCGTCGAGGTCGATGATTCGATGCCCAACCGCTGGCACGTCTCACCGGGTCCGGTCGCCGCGCGCTCGTGGAGCATCGAGCCCGATCTGTCCAATGCGACCCCGTTCCTGGCCGCCGCGCTGGTCACCGGCGGCACGATCCGGATCGCGGGATGGCCGGCTGTCAGCATCCAGCCCGCCGACACCATCCTGGAATTGCTCGCCACCGTCGGCGGTGCGGTGCGCGACGTCGACGGGCACCTCGAGGTCACCGGGTCACAGGAGTACGGCGGGTTCGAGGCCGATCTTCACGACGTGGGTGAACTCGCGCCGACCGTCGCCGCACTGGCGGCCCTGGCCAAGGAGGGCTCCACGTCGCAGTTGCGTGGTATCGCGCATCTGCGCGGGCACGAGACCGACAGACTGGCCGCGCTGACCGCGGAGATCAACGGCCTGGGCGGGGATTGCCGTGAGACCGACGACGGACTGCTCATCACGGCCCGGCCGCTGCACGGCGGCACGTGGCGGTCCTACGCCGACCATCGAATGGCCACCGCCGGCGCCATCATCGGCCTGCGCGTGCCCGGCGTCGAGGTGGAGAACATCGAGACCACGGCCAAGACCCTGCCCGACTTCCCGCTGATGTGGGTCGACATGCTGTCGGGCGACGCAGGGGGGAACCGGCAGCGTTGAGTGCGCGGCGGTCTTTGAATTACGACGAGTCCGACGTCCGGATCCGGCCCGGTCGGGGCAGTCGCCCGCGCACCAAGAACCGGCCGGAGCACGCCGACGCACGATCCGCCATGATCGTCACGGTCGACCGTGGCCGCTGGGGATGCGCACTGGACCGCGATCCCGATCGTCTGGTGACCGCCATGCGTGCCCGCGAACTCGGCCGCACACCGATCGTGGTCGGTGACGACGTCGACGTGGTCGGCGACCTGTCGGGGCGCCCGGACACCCTGGCCCGCATCGTGCGCCGTGGTGAGCGTCGAACGGTGTTGCGCCGCACCGCGGATGACACCGATCCGACCGAGCGGGTGGTGGTGGCCAATGCCGACCAGTTGCTCATCGTCGTGGCGCTGGCGGATCCCCCGCCGCGGACCGGATTCGTCGAACGCGCGTTGATCGCCGCGTATGCCGGCGGTCTCAAACCTGTTCTGTGCCTGACCAAATCGGATCTGGCGCCACCGGAGCCGTTCGCGGCGCAGTTCGTCGACCTCGACCTCACCATCGTCACCGCAGGCCGTGACGATCCGCTGGAAGTGATCGAGCCGGTGCTGGCCGGACAGGTCACGGTGTTCCTGGGGCATTCCGGGGTGGGCAAGTCCACGCTCGTGAATCGCCTGATCCCCGAGGCCGATCGGGCCACCGGTGAAGTGTCGGGGGTCGGCAAGGGCAAGCACACCTCGACGCAGTCGGTGGCGCTGCCGCTCGATCACGACGGTTGGGTGATCGACACCCCGGGCATCCGGTCATTCGGCCTGGCACACATCGAACCCGATGACGTCATCCTGGCGTTCTCCGATCTGGCGGACACCATCGAGGACTGTCCACGGGGATGCGGGCACATGGGTCCACCCGCCGACCCCGAGTGCGCGCTCGACACGCTCTCGGGACCGGCCGCCGATCGCGCCGCGGCCGCGCGCCGACTCCTGGCGGTGCTGAAAGACACCCGCAAGGCGCTCAACTCCTGACGTGCCCCGAGGGTTTTTGAGAACCGCCTGTGTATCAGGGCCGAACCCTTGCTGGTTAGTACATCTAAGCCCTCGACGCCATGACCGCGCGCCGGCGCGAACACGGATTCGAGCTGGATCTCGGCGATCTCGGTCATCCCGGACCACGCAACGACGTCGACGACTACCTCGCAACCCGCGGCTGGACCACCACCCGGACACCGTTGGGCGCACTGCTCGGCGAGGCCGGATTCGAGCTGGCACGCCCGGTCGACGGGCGGAATTCGTTGAGCGACAACTACTACAGCACCGCGATCAAGCGCTGACGTCGGCGGTTGTCCCTGGATTCGACCTTCAGCTCTTGGCTTTGGCCTTCGACTGATCGGCCTGGGCCTGCTGCTTCTGCTGCGCCGCTTCTTCTTTCGCCTTGAGGAGCGCGGCACGGCCCTCGGGGCTGGCGGCTGAATTGCCAGGGGTTTTCGCCGTGGCGACGGCGGCACTGCAGTTGAGGTTGAGCAACACGGTGTCGGTGACCGGCTGGAAGTCGTCGCCTTTGAGCCACGGCGCCTGCTCGGAACTGGTCACTACGCAGTCGTCATCGTTGAGGGAATCGCCTGAGCGCGTGGCGATCACCCCCTTCATACCGGCATCGGCGAGCGCCGACTCCGCGTCCGCGTACGTCTGGCCCGCGTAGTCGTCGGCGGAGGCGACGCCGGTGGCCAGCATTCCCACGGGTATCGCCGCGGCCGCGCTCAGGAGCGTCACGCCCAGGAGCTTCCTCATCATGTCCTCCAACGATCGATGTCAGAGCCACAGATTACGAACGGCGACTGCCAGTGCCCTGGGAAAACGTCGCGGGTTTTCTTGGAACCGGCCGACCCGGAAAACATTCCCGACAGGAGGTAGGACAGCAAAGACCGAGGGCGCATCCGACATGGTCGGTTGCGCCCTCGGCCGGTGGTGCAGGATTACGCGGCTGCGCGCCTCGAGCGACGCCAGCCCCGAACGGTCTCGATCGCGGTCTTCAGACCACGACGACGCCCCGTCGCGGGATCGGTGACACCGAACCCGTCGAGGTCTTCGAACATCCGCTCGCTGCGCGTCTCGGGCGCATTGTCGGCGGTGTCCTTCAGAAACTTGTCCGGCAGAGACAGTTTCGCGATCGTGCGCCACGTCTTGCCGTACTGCACCAGGAACGAACCGGTGGTGTAGGGCAGGTCGTACTTGTCGCAAAGCGCGCGCACACGGATCGAGATCTCGTGCAACCGGTTGCTCGGCAGATCCGGGTACAGATGGTGCTCGATCTGGTGGCACAGGTTGCCGCTCATGAAGCGCAGCAGCCAGCCGCCCTCGAAGTTCGCGCTGCCGAGCATCTGCCGCAGGTACCACTGGCCACGGCTCTCGCCCACCATGTCCGTCTTGGTGAATTTCTCTGCGCCATCAGGAAAATGGCCACAGAAGATCACTGCGTTGGACCAGATGTTGCGGATGATGTTGGCGACCGCGTTGGCCTTGACGGTCGATTTGTACGTCGCACCGGGCGACAGCGAGGTGATCGCAGGCCAGGCCACGTAGTCCTTGAACACCTGCTGCCCGGCCTTCGCGCCGAACTCGCGCAACCGAACCAGTGTGGCGTTGCGGTCGTCGCGACCCTTGAAGATCTTGCCGACCTCCAGGTGCTGCAGGCCCACGCCCCACTCGAAGAAGGCGCACAGCATGGTGTTGTACACCAGGTTCAGCAGGTTGTGCGGCTTCCACTTCTGGTCGCGCGTGACCCTCAGAAGCCCGTAGCCCACGTCGTCATCCATGCCGAGGATGTTCGTGTACTTGTGATGCATGAAGTTGTGCGTGAAGCGCCAGTGCTTGGACGCGCCACTCATGTCCCACTCCCACGACGAGGAGTGGATCTCGGGATCGTTCATCCAATCCCACTGGCCGTGCATGACGTTGTGGCCGATCTCCATGTTCTCGATGATCTTGGCCACGCCCAGGGTCACCGTGCCGGCCCACCACGCCGAGCGGCGTTTACTCGCGGTCAGCATCAGTCGACCCGCCAGGTCCAGTGTCCGCTGGGCGGCGATCGTACGGCGGATGTAACGCGCGTCGCGTTCACCGCGGGAATCCTCAATGTCCTGACGGATCGCATCGAGCTCGAGACCCAGGTTTTCGATATCGGCCTCGGTCAGATGCGCGAACGCCGGGACGTCGGTAACAGCCATTGGCAACCCTCCTTTCGCGTACCTACGCTACCGTAACCTACGCGGTCGTAGGTTACCAGGCAGTAAACCCTAAACATCGAGCACACAATCGCCCGACGCTGCGGAAACACAGGTCTGAATCCGGGTTCCCGCGTCGTGTTCTTCACCGGTCCTCAGGTCACGGACGTGTCCGTCGACCAGGCCGACCACGCACGACTGGCAGATGCCCATACGGCAACCGAACGGCATCCGGATGCCCACGTCCTCGCCGGCTTCCATCAACGATTTCGCGGCGTCGGCGTGCACGCTCTTGCCGCTACGCTCGAACGTCACATTGCCGCCCGTGCCATGCGGCGCGGCGCGCTTGACCGCGAACCGCTCCAGGTGCAGGCGCTCACCCACACCGGCCGCTGTCCACACGCGCTCGGCATCAGCCAGCATGCCCTCGGGGCCGCACGCCCAAACCTGGCGCTCACGCCAATCGGAAACCTCGTCGGCGATGCGGTCGAGATCGAGCCTGCCCTCGGTGCGCGTGCTGCGGATGCGCAGGCGGTAACCCGGGTGCGAGCCCTGCAGGGCCGCCAGCTCCGAACGGAACATCACATCGGATTCGGTTGGCGCGGAATGCAAGTGGACAATGTCGGTAATCTGATCACGTCGGACCAGCGTGCGCAGCATCGACATCACCGGGGTGATCCCGGAGCCGGCGGTGAGGAACAGGACCTGCGCGGGCGCCGGATCGGGCATCACGAAGTTGCCCTGCGGCGCCGCCAGCCGTACGACGGTTCCCGGTTCCAGCCCGCCGACCAGGTGCGTCGACAGGAAGCCCTCGGGCATCGCCTTGACCGTGATCGTGATGGTCCGCGCCTTGCCCTTCGGATGCGCCGTCACCGGACTCGAGGTCAGGGAGTACGAGCGCCACCGCCACCGCCCGTCGAGGAAGACACCGATGCCGATGTACTGCCCGGGCTGATAGTCGAACGAGAAGCCCCAACCGGGCTTGATCACCAATGTCGCCGAGTCTTCGGTTTCCCGACGCACCTCCAGGACGCGCCCCCGAAGCTCCCGCGCCGACCACAACGGGTTGGCGAGTTGCAGGTAGTCATCGGGAAGCAGCGGGGTGGTGATCCGCGCTGCGAGCCTGCGCAGCGCGTGCCAGCCGGGCCGCGCGTCGGCGCCTGCCACGGTGGGACGAACCGTATCGGCGACA
This genomic window from Mycolicibacterium goodii contains:
- a CDS encoding ferredoxin reductase translates to MAKNYVKISANVADTVRPTVAGADARPGWHALRRLAARITTPLLPDDYLQLANPLWSARELRGRVLEVRRETEDSATLVIKPGWGFSFDYQPGQYIGIGVFLDGRWRWRSYSLTSSPVTAHPKGKARTITITVKAMPEGFLSTHLVGGLEPGTVVRLAAPQGNFVMPDPAPAQVLFLTAGSGITPVMSMLRTLVRRDQITDIVHLHSAPTESDVMFRSELAALQGSHPGYRLRIRSTRTEGRLDLDRIADEVSDWRERQVWACGPEGMLADAERVWTAAGVGERLHLERFAVKRAAPHGTGGNVTFERSGKSVHADAAKSLMEAGEDVGIRMPFGCRMGICQSCVVGLVDGHVRDLRTGEEHDAGTRIQTCVSAASGDCVLDV